Proteins from one Mycteria americana isolate JAX WOST 10 ecotype Jacksonville Zoo and Gardens chromosome 1, USCA_MyAme_1.0, whole genome shotgun sequence genomic window:
- the CHKB gene encoding choline/ethanolamine kinase, whose translation MAAGRGNGAGAVPAATRLQAYAWCREFLAGSWKLIGPEEFGIGPVSGGLSNLLFKCALPEHILSVGDEPRQVLLRVYGAILQGVDSLVLESVMFAILAERALGPRLYGVFPQGRLEQYIPSRRLRTEDLWDPDISKEIAVKMSRFHGMVMPFNKEPKWLFGTMEWYLKQIAELTFPEEGQLKKFNHLKTYNLQEEMKSLRELLESTPSPVVFCHNDVQEGNILLLAGHEASSSDKLMLIDFEYSSYNYRGFDIGNHFCEWIYNYTHDSWPFFKASLENYPSRQQQLHFIRHYLSEDSGRHGDATHEEQARIEEEMLTEINRFALASHFFWGLWSILQAKISTIEFGYLDYAQSRFDAYFQHKAQCS comes from the exons ATGGCGGCGGGACGGGGGaacggggccggggctgtgcccgCCGCCACCCGCCTGCAGGCCTACGCCTGGTGCCGGGAGTTCCTCGCCGGTTCCTGGAAGCTCATCGGGCCCGAGGAGTTCGGTATCGGGCCCGTCAG CGGGGGGCTCAGCAACTTGCTGTTCAAGTGCGCGCTGCCGGAGCACATCCTCAGCGTGGGGGACGAGCCCCGGCAGGTTCTGCTGCGCGTCTACGGGGCCATCCTGCAG GGCGTGGACTCGCTGGTGCTGGAGAGCGTGATGTTCGCCATCCTGGCCGAGCGGGCGCTGGGGCCGCGGCTCTACGGGGTCTTCCCCCAGGGGCGGCTGGAGCAGTACATTCCG AGCCGGCGCTTGCGGACCGAGGACTTGTGGGACCCCGACATCTCCAAGGAGATCGCGGTGAAGATGTCCCGGTTCCACGGGATGGTGATGCCCTTCAACAAGGAGCCCAAGTGGCTGTTTGGGACCATGGAGTG GTACCTGAAGCAGATTGCGGAGCTCACCTTCCCCGAGGAAGGGCAGCTGAAGAAGTTCAACCACCTCAAGACTTACAACCTGCAGGAAGAGATGAAGAGCCTCAG ggagctgctggagtcCACCCCCTCGCCGGTGGTCTTCTGCCACAACGACGTCCAGGAGG GGAacatcctgctgctggctgggcacgAGGCGTCCTCCTCCGACAAGCTCATGCTCATCGACTTCGAGTACAGCAGCTACAACTACCG ggGCTTCGACATCGGCAACCACTTCTGCGAGTGGATTTACAACTACACCCACGATTCCTGGCCCTTCTTCAAGGCTTCCCTGGAGAACTACCCCAGCCGGCAGCAGCAG CTGCATTTCATTCGGCACTACCTCTCGGAGGACTCGGGGCGACACGGGGACGCTACGCACGAGGAGCAGGCCCGCATCGAGGAGGAGATGCTCACGGAGATCAACCG GTTCGCCTTGGCCTCTCACTTCTTCTGGGGCCTGTGGTCCATTCTGCAGGCGAAGATCTCCACCATCGAGTTTGGGTACCTG GACTATGCACAGAGCCGCTTCGACGCCTACTTCCAGCACAAGGCGCAGTGCTCCTGA
- the CPT1B gene encoding carnitine O-palmitoyltransferase 1, muscle isoform isoform X2, with product MAEAHQAVAFQFTVTPEGLDFHLSREAVKQLYLAGISSWKKRLVRAKNSFLTGVYPASPSSWMVVVMATAGSFYCQVDPSLGMIARIRHCLPESRLLSYQSRTMVSAALFSTGVWLSAVLLFRQALKLLLSYHGWMFEPHGKMSRSTRIWVALMKVLSVRKPLLYSFQTSLPKLPVPPVEATITRYLESVRPLMDDDKYSKMEALAKEFKEKTAPRLQKYLILKSWWTTNYVSDWWEQYIYLCSRSPLMVNSNYYAMDFLYVTPSHVQAARAGNVVHAMLLYRRKLDRGEIPPVMALGIVPMCSYQSERMFNTTRVPGKEKDALLHLVDSKHLAVYHRGRFYKVWLYYGGQLLRPRDLQLQFQRILDDPSPPQPGEERLAALTAGERVPWAEARARFFSHGKNKVSLDAIERAAFFLTLDEEEHGYSPGREGCMDAYAKSLLHGQCYDRWFDKSFTLVVYKNGKVGANAEHSWADAPIIGHLWEFTLATDKFQLGYTEGGHCLGEPDTLLAPPQRLQWDIPQEFSDFGKGLIKKCRTSPDAFIQISLQLAHFRDKGCFCLTYEASMTRLFREGRTETVRSCTAESTAFVRSMADARQTRAERQRLFKLAADKHQHMYRMAMTGAGIDRHLFCLYVVSRYLGVQSPFLAQVLSEPWRLSTSQTPQQQLKLCDLSKFPDHVSTGGGFGPVADDGYGVSYIIAGENLITFHVSSKFSSSETDSKRFGRNIRQAMLDIAELFDKPAEKAGK from the exons ATGGCGGAGGCTCACCAGGCCGTGGCCTTCCAGTTCACCGTCACCCCCGAGGGCTTGGACTTCCACCTCAGCCGCGAGGCCGTCAAGCAGCTCTACCTCGCCGGCATCTCCTCCTGGAAGAAGCGCTTGGTCCGCGCCAAG AACAGCTTCCTGACCGGCGTCTACCCCGCCTCGCCCTCCAGCTGGATGGTGGTCGTGATGGCCACCGCCGGCTCCTTCTACTGCCAGGTCGACCCCTCCCTGGGGATGATCGCCCGCATCCGCCACTGCCTGCCCGAGAG cCGCCTCCTGAGCTACCAGAGTCGGACGATGGTGAGCGCCGCGCTCTTCTCCACCGGCGTCTGGCTCTCTGCCGTCCTGCTCTTCCGGCAGGCGCTGAAGCTGCTGCTCTCCTACCACGGCTGGATGTTTGAGCCCCACGGCAAGATGAGCCGCAGCACCAGGATCTGGGTG GCGCTGATGAAGGTGCTGTCTGTCCGCAAGCCGCTGCTCTACAGCTTCCAGACCTCTCTGCCCAagctccccgtgccccccgtggAGGCCACCATCACCCGG tACCTGGAGTCGGTGCGCCCGCTCATGGATGACGATAAGTACAGCAAGATGGAGGCTCTGGCCAAGGAGTTCAAGGAGAAGACGGCTCCGCGGCTGCAGAAGTACCTGATCCTCAAGTCCTGGTGGACAACCAACTAC gTGAGCGACTGGTGGGAGCAGTACATCTACCTGTGCAGCCGCAGCCCGCTCATGGTCAACAGCAACTACTACGCCATG GATTTCCTCTACGTGACCCCCAGCCACGTCCAGGCTGCCCGGGCGGGTAACGTGGTGCACGCCATGCTGCTGTACCGCCGCAAGCTGGACCGCGGGGAGATCCCCCCC gTGATGGCGCTGGGCATCGTGCCCATGTGCTCCTACCAGTCGGAACGGATGTTCAACACCACCCGCGTCCCCGGCAAGGAGAagg aCGCGCTGCTGcacctggtggacagcaagcacCTGGCCGTCTACCACAGGGGCCGCTTCTACAAGGTCTGGCTCTACTACGGGGGGCAGCTGCTGCGGCCCCGCGACCTGCAGCTGCAGTTCCAGCGCATCCTGGACGACCCCtcgcccccccagcccggcgaGGAGCGGCTGGCGGCGCTCACCGCCGGCGAGAG GGTGCCCTGGGCCGAGGCCCGAGCCCGGTTCTTCAGCCACGGGAAGAACAAGGTCTCGCTGGACGCCATCGAGCGGGCGGCCTTCTTCCTCACGCTGGACGAGGAGGAGCACGGCTACAGCCCGGGCCGGGAGGGCTGCATGGACGCCTACGCCAAGTCCCTGCTGCACGGCCAGTGCTACGACCG ctgGTTCGACAAGTCCTTCACCCTGGTGGTCTACAAGAACGGGAAGGTGGGGGCCAACGCCGAGCACTCCTGGGCCGATGCGCCCATCATCGGGCACCTCTGGGAG TTCACGCTGGCGACAGACAAATTCCAGCTGGGCTACACCGAGGGGGGGCACTGCCTGGGCGAGCCCGACACCCTGCTGGCCCCCCCCCAGCGCCTCCAGTGGGACATCCCCCAGGAG TTCTCCGACTTCGGGAAGGGGCTGATCAAGAAGTGCCGGACCAGCCCCGACGCCTTCATCCAGATCTCCCTGCAGCTCGCGCACTTCCGC GACAAGGGCTGCTTCTGCCTCACCTACGAGGCCTCCATGACGCGGCTCTTCCGCGAGGGCCGGACGGAGACAGTAAGGTCCTGCACCGCCGAGTCCACCGCCTTCGTGCGCAGCATGGCGGACGCCCGGCAGACC CGAGCCGAGCGCCAGCGGCTCTTCAAGCTGGCGGCCGACAAGCACCAGCACATGTACCGCATGGCCATGACCGGGGCCGGCATCGACCGGCACCTCTTCTGCCTCTACGTGGTGTCCCGCTACCTGGGGGTGCAGTCCCCCTTCCTGGCCCAG GTGCTGTCGGAGCCCTGGCGCCTCTCCACCAGCCAGAcgccgcagcagcagctgaagctctGCGACCTGAGCAAGTTCCCCGACCACGTCTCCACCGGCGGCGGCTTCGGCCCC
- the CPT1B gene encoding carnitine O-palmitoyltransferase 1, muscle isoform isoform X1 produces the protein MAEAHQAVAFQFTVTPEGLDFHLSREAVKQLYLAGISSWKKRLVRAKNSFLTGVYPASPSSWMVVVMATAGSFYCQVDPSLGMIARIRHCLPESRLLSYQSRTMVSAALFSTGVWLSAVLLFRQALKLLLSYHGWMFEPHGKMSRSTRIWVALMKVLSVRKPLLYSFQTSLPKLPVPPVEATITRYLESVRPLMDDDKYSKMEALAKEFKEKTAPRLQKYLILKSWWTTNYVSDWWEQYIYLCSRSPLMVNSNYYAMDFLYVTPSHVQAARAGNVVHAMLLYRRKLDRGEIPPVMALGIVPMCSYQSERMFNTTRVPGKEKDALLHLVDSKHLAVYHRGRFYKVWLYYGGQLLRPRDLQLQFQRILDDPSPPQPGEERLAALTAGERVPWAEARARFFSHGKNKVSLDAIERAAFFLTLDEEEHGYSPGREGCMDAYAKSLLHGQCYDRWFDKSFTLVVYKNGKVGANAEHSWADAPIIGHLWEFTLATDKFQLGYTEGGHCLGEPDTLLAPPQRLQWDIPQECRAAIESSYRLAKALADDVDFCCFQFSDFGKGLIKKCRTSPDAFIQISLQLAHFRDKGCFCLTYEASMTRLFREGRTETVRSCTAESTAFVRSMADARQTRAERQRLFKLAADKHQHMYRMAMTGAGIDRHLFCLYVVSRYLGVQSPFLAQVLSEPWRLSTSQTPQQQLKLCDLSKFPDHVSTGGGFGPVADDGYGVSYIIAGENLITFHVSSKFSSSETDSKRFGRNIRQAMLDIAELFDKPAEKAGK, from the exons ATGGCGGAGGCTCACCAGGCCGTGGCCTTCCAGTTCACCGTCACCCCCGAGGGCTTGGACTTCCACCTCAGCCGCGAGGCCGTCAAGCAGCTCTACCTCGCCGGCATCTCCTCCTGGAAGAAGCGCTTGGTCCGCGCCAAG AACAGCTTCCTGACCGGCGTCTACCCCGCCTCGCCCTCCAGCTGGATGGTGGTCGTGATGGCCACCGCCGGCTCCTTCTACTGCCAGGTCGACCCCTCCCTGGGGATGATCGCCCGCATCCGCCACTGCCTGCCCGAGAG cCGCCTCCTGAGCTACCAGAGTCGGACGATGGTGAGCGCCGCGCTCTTCTCCACCGGCGTCTGGCTCTCTGCCGTCCTGCTCTTCCGGCAGGCGCTGAAGCTGCTGCTCTCCTACCACGGCTGGATGTTTGAGCCCCACGGCAAGATGAGCCGCAGCACCAGGATCTGGGTG GCGCTGATGAAGGTGCTGTCTGTCCGCAAGCCGCTGCTCTACAGCTTCCAGACCTCTCTGCCCAagctccccgtgccccccgtggAGGCCACCATCACCCGG tACCTGGAGTCGGTGCGCCCGCTCATGGATGACGATAAGTACAGCAAGATGGAGGCTCTGGCCAAGGAGTTCAAGGAGAAGACGGCTCCGCGGCTGCAGAAGTACCTGATCCTCAAGTCCTGGTGGACAACCAACTAC gTGAGCGACTGGTGGGAGCAGTACATCTACCTGTGCAGCCGCAGCCCGCTCATGGTCAACAGCAACTACTACGCCATG GATTTCCTCTACGTGACCCCCAGCCACGTCCAGGCTGCCCGGGCGGGTAACGTGGTGCACGCCATGCTGCTGTACCGCCGCAAGCTGGACCGCGGGGAGATCCCCCCC gTGATGGCGCTGGGCATCGTGCCCATGTGCTCCTACCAGTCGGAACGGATGTTCAACACCACCCGCGTCCCCGGCAAGGAGAagg aCGCGCTGCTGcacctggtggacagcaagcacCTGGCCGTCTACCACAGGGGCCGCTTCTACAAGGTCTGGCTCTACTACGGGGGGCAGCTGCTGCGGCCCCGCGACCTGCAGCTGCAGTTCCAGCGCATCCTGGACGACCCCtcgcccccccagcccggcgaGGAGCGGCTGGCGGCGCTCACCGCCGGCGAGAG GGTGCCCTGGGCCGAGGCCCGAGCCCGGTTCTTCAGCCACGGGAAGAACAAGGTCTCGCTGGACGCCATCGAGCGGGCGGCCTTCTTCCTCACGCTGGACGAGGAGGAGCACGGCTACAGCCCGGGCCGGGAGGGCTGCATGGACGCCTACGCCAAGTCCCTGCTGCACGGCCAGTGCTACGACCG ctgGTTCGACAAGTCCTTCACCCTGGTGGTCTACAAGAACGGGAAGGTGGGGGCCAACGCCGAGCACTCCTGGGCCGATGCGCCCATCATCGGGCACCTCTGGGAG TTCACGCTGGCGACAGACAAATTCCAGCTGGGCTACACCGAGGGGGGGCACTGCCTGGGCGAGCCCGACACCCTGCTGGCCCCCCCCCAGCGCCTCCAGTGGGACATCCCCCAGGAG TGCCGTGCCGCCATCGAGAGCTCGTACCGCCTGGCCAAGGCGCTGGCCGACGACGTGGACTTCTGCTGCTTCCAGTTCTCCGACTTCGGGAAGGGGCTGATCAAGAAGTGCCGGACCAGCCCCGACGCCTTCATCCAGATCTCCCTGCAGCTCGCGCACTTCCGC GACAAGGGCTGCTTCTGCCTCACCTACGAGGCCTCCATGACGCGGCTCTTCCGCGAGGGCCGGACGGAGACAGTAAGGTCCTGCACCGCCGAGTCCACCGCCTTCGTGCGCAGCATGGCGGACGCCCGGCAGACC CGAGCCGAGCGCCAGCGGCTCTTCAAGCTGGCGGCCGACAAGCACCAGCACATGTACCGCATGGCCATGACCGGGGCCGGCATCGACCGGCACCTCTTCTGCCTCTACGTGGTGTCCCGCTACCTGGGGGTGCAGTCCCCCTTCCTGGCCCAG GTGCTGTCGGAGCCCTGGCGCCTCTCCACCAGCCAGAcgccgcagcagcagctgaagctctGCGACCTGAGCAAGTTCCCCGACCACGTCTCCACCGGCGGCGGCTTCGGCCCC